The following are encoded in a window of Bacteroidota bacterium genomic DNA:
- a CDS encoding OmpA family protein, which produces MLPGKTFISIFISLLLTVSSFAQNENDKKLFQEAKKFFEARKFVEALPHFKQLNENDPGNISYYYRLGACLAMTEQEPEKALDMLKMTLNAQPKSVEVHVFLMKAYLLLGNNELLEKHYKILLSSEDEVEISKWVELANDILNQSQFVAEEKMEEEKIALIAKSNLDAKTAAVENPSSNLKSSEPETVNTLATNGLPDKGAKSVEVKTKTSTARSKTQVSRTIPIKNVKYAYAKSDVNENYKSELKELIGLMKENKEMKLELTGHTDSNGTDKYNLILGENRARTVQRYFMNNGISASRISVISKGESQPLAPNENGDGSDNIQGREQNRRVEIKIINPPAFLTVDYQN; this is translated from the coding sequence ATGTTACCAGGTAAAACATTTATCAGCATTTTTATTTCATTATTGCTTACAGTAAGTTCATTTGCTCAAAATGAAAATGATAAAAAGTTGTTTCAGGAAGCAAAAAAATTTTTTGAGGCAAGAAAATTTGTCGAAGCCCTTCCTCATTTTAAACAACTCAACGAGAATGACCCTGGAAATATAAGTTACTATTACCGTTTAGGCGCTTGCCTTGCTATGACTGAACAAGAACCTGAAAAGGCTTTGGATATGCTCAAAATGACCTTGAATGCTCAGCCAAAATCGGTTGAAGTACATGTTTTTTTAATGAAGGCTTATTTGTTATTGGGAAACAATGAACTTTTGGAAAAGCATTATAAAATTCTTCTTTCATCAGAGGATGAAGTTGAGATTAGCAAATGGGTTGAACTGGCAAATGATATTTTGAATCAGTCCCAATTCGTTGCTGAGGAAAAAATGGAAGAAGAAAAAATTGCGTTAATAGCAAAATCTAATCTTGATGCAAAAACAGCAGCAGTGGAAAATCCATCAAGCAATTTAAAAAGTTCAGAGCCTGAAACAGTAAATACACTTGCTACAAATGGATTACCTGATAAAGGAGCGAAAAGTGTTGAGGTGAAAACAAAAACTTCAACAGCACGCAGTAAAACCCAAGTATCAAGAACTATTCCTATAAAAAATGTGAAGTACGCCTATGCTAAATCTGATGTTAATGAAAATTATAAATCCGAGTTAAAGGAATTGATTGGATTAATGAAGGAGAATAAAGAAATGAAATTAGAACTTACTGGACATACCGACAGTAATGGAACAGACAAATACAATTTGATTTTAGGAGAAAACAGAGCAAGAACGGTTCAAAGGTATTTTATGAATAATGGAATAAGTGCATCTAGAATTTCTGTAATTTCTAAAGGAGAATCCCAGCCCTTAGCACCGAACGAAAATGGAGATGGATCAGACAATATCCAGGGAAGAGAACAAAACAGAAGGGTTGAAATCAAAATCATTAACCCTCCTGCATTTCTTACTGTGGATTATCAAAACTAA
- a CDS encoding VOC family protein: protein MKKVTGIGGIFFKSKDPQKMKEWYKTHLGLDTDEYGTNFEWGQGADPLKKGFTQWSPFAETTKYFEPSTKEFMINYRVENIEALVEELKKEGVTITDTIETFEYGKFVHILDVEGNKIELWEPNDFEYDKIVTGRTK, encoded by the coding sequence ATGAAAAAAGTAACAGGCATTGGCGGAATCTTTTTTAAAAGTAAAGACCCCCAAAAAATGAAAGAATGGTATAAAACTCATTTGGGTTTAGATACGGATGAATATGGGACAAATTTCGAATGGGGACAAGGTGCAGATCCACTAAAAAAAGGTTTCACACAATGGAGTCCATTTGCAGAAACAACAAAATATTTTGAACCTTCCACAAAAGAATTCATGATAAATTACAGGGTTGAAAACATTGAAGCACTTGTAGAAGAATTGAAAAAGGAAGGTGTTACGATTACCGACACCATTGAAACCTTTGAATACGGCAAATTTGTTCATATTTTAGATGTGGAAGGAAATAAAATTGAATTATGGGAACCCAATGATTTTGAATATGATAAAATCGTAACGGGAAGGACAAAATAA